One part of the Alosa alosa isolate M-15738 ecotype Scorff River chromosome 4, AALO_Geno_1.1, whole genome shotgun sequence genome encodes these proteins:
- the LOC125293713 gene encoding alpha-(1,3)-fucosyltransferase 7-like, protein MDPSLRHDKCEQANSTKHLSKQILAIIAVGSIILVGQYSLWPTLQPSYPIPVNFQMQEAKVISWTNWSDSTTLKPIKTTIILLWYWPFGESGSVSGNHCNDKYGIPNCHLVTDQSWFPKADLVVFHNRELVNGQRRLPLNLPRPKTQKWVWLSLESPPHNGNMRPLAGHFNYTMCYRRDSDIYAPYGWLVPSKAPIGTTVDDFIPKGKTGLACWIVSNYQARHLRTQVYNKLKNVIPVDVYGGARNKRISADTVLPTISRYYFYLSFENSVATDYITEKVWSNAFKGGAIPVVLGPPREQYEAVLPKNSFIHVNDFSTVEELGHFMKTLAADKERYATYFAWRLNYTVGGLTGWAERLCNVCPILSSLPTSKIYKDLHGWDWQ, encoded by the exons ATGGACCCTTCTCTGAG gcATGATAAATGTGAACAGGCCAACAGCACCAAACATCTGAGCAAGCAGATCCTTGCCATTATTGCTGTTGGTTCCATTATTCTTGTCGGGCAGTATTCCCTATGGCCAACATTACAACCTTCCTATCCAATTCCAGTTAACTTCCAGATGCAGGAGGCAAAGGTCATCAGTTGGACAAATTGGTCAGATTCTACCACACTGAAACCCATCAAGACTACAATCATTCTGCTGTGGTATTGGCCCTTTGGCGAATCGGGCAGTGTATCTGGCAATCATTGCAATGATAAATATGGCATTCCCAACTGTCATTTAGTGACCGATCAGTCCTGGTTCCCCAAAGCAGACCTGGTTGTCTTCCACAACCGTGAGTTGGTCAATGGACAGCGTAGGTTACCCCTGAATCTGCCTCGGCCAAAAACCCAGAAATGGGTTTGGCTATCCTTGGAGAGTCCACCGCACAATGGAAATATGAGGCCCCTCGCCGGTCACTTCAACTACACCATGTGTTATCGCCGGGACTCAGACATTTACGCGCCGTATGGCTGGCTTGTGCCAAGCAAAGCTCCTATTGGCACAACTGTTGATGACTTCATACCAAAGGGCAAAACTGGTCTGGCCTGTTGGATCGTGAGCAACTACCAGGCTAGACATTTGAGGACACAagtgtacaacaagctgaaaaATGTCATCCCGGTGGATGTGTATGGAGGAGCAAGAAATAAACGTATCTCTGCTGATACTGTCCTACCCACAATATCTCGTTACTATTTCTACCTCTCCTTTGAGAACAGCGTTGCTACAGACTACATCACGGAGAAAGTTTGGTCAAACGCTTTTAAGGGTGGTGCCATACCAGTGGTTTTAGGCCCGCCACGGGAACAATACGAGGCAGTCTTGCCAAAGAACTCCTTCATCCATGTGAATGACTTCAGCACAGTAGAGGAACTGGGCCACTTCATGAAGACACTGGCTGCAGATAAAGAGCGCTACGCCACCTACTTCGCCTGGCGTCTGAACTATACCGTTGGTGGTCTTACAGGATGGGCGGAGAGACTGTGCAATGTCTGCCCAATTCTTAGCAGTTTGCCTACATCAAAGATATATAAGGACTTACATGGCTGGGATTGGCAATGA